The following proteins are encoded in a genomic region of [Eubacterium] hominis:
- a CDS encoding PspC domain-containing protein, translating to MNKLYRIRKGKIFFGVCGGLAKCFNVDAKIVRLLFTVTVFVFPKIIIAYIILMIVIPKEVKIR from the coding sequence ATGAATAAACTATATAGAATAAGAAAAGGGAAAATCTTTTTTGGGGTTTGTGGTGGTTTAGCAAAGTGTTTTAATGTAGACGCTAAAATAGTAAGATTACTATTTACTGTAACGGTTTTTGTTTTTCCAAAAATCATTATTGCATATATCATTCTTATGATTGTTATACCTAAGGAGGTTAAAATACGTTAA
- a CDS encoding DUF4865 family protein yields the protein MIAMQYKISLPDNYDMNVIRQRVADNGHRTDGFQDLIFKAYLISEKRDSSKSCNEYSPLYIWQNNDGMNKFIFDGYYDNILSSFGWQKINIGIPITCCLGKDFNLSKFALEIEHEITPMKQMKAINFSLEKDDCTSKVLIYNPDKWKYVEYYFYKDRPIKKTIGKIYSILHLSQ from the coding sequence ATGATTGCTATGCAATATAAGATTTCACTACCAGATAACTACGACATGAATGTGATTAGACAGCGAGTAGCTGATAATGGACATAGAACGGATGGCTTTCAAGATTTAATATTTAAAGCATATCTCATATCTGAAAAAAGAGATTCTTCAAAGAGTTGTAATGAGTATTCTCCACTATATATATGGCAGAATAATGATGGCATGAACAAATTCATTTTTGATGGTTACTATGATAATATTTTAAGTTCATTCGGTTGGCAAAAAATAAATATAGGTATTCCAATAACATGTTGTTTAGGAAAAGACTTTAATCTGTCAAAGTTTGCTCTTGAAATTGAACATGAAATTACACCAATGAAACAAATGAAAGCTATAAATTTTTCATTGGAGAAAGATGACTGTACAAGTAAAGTGTTAATATACAATCCAGATAAATGGAAATATGTGGAATACTATTTCTATAAAGATAGACCTATTAAAAAAACTATTGGAAAAATTTATTCAATTTTGCATTTGTCACAATAA